The following proteins are encoded in a genomic region of Odocoileus virginianus isolate 20LAN1187 ecotype Illinois chromosome 14, Ovbor_1.2, whole genome shotgun sequence:
- the SMIM15 gene encoding small integral membrane protein 15 isoform X2, whose amino-acid sequence MFDLKAWAEYVVEWAAKDPYGFLTTVILALTPLFLASAVLSWKLAKMIEAREKEQKKKQKRQENIAKAKRLKKD is encoded by the coding sequence ATGTTTGACCTAAAGGCCTGGGCTGAGTATGTCGTGGAGTGGGCTGCAAAGGACCCTTACGGCTTCCTTACGACAGTCATTCTGGCTCTGACTCCATTGTTCCTAGCAAGCGCTGTGCTGTCTTGGAAACTGGCCAAGATGATTGAGGCCAGGGAAAAggagcaaaagaagaaacaaaaacgtcaagaaaatattgcaaaagcTAAACGACTAAAAAAGGATTGA
- the SMIM15 gene encoding small integral membrane protein 15 isoform X1 produces MAQPETGPSTSSGRIRARAGLWAGWESRGFRLAASGLEASRKMFDLKAWAEYVVEWAAKDPYGFLTTVILALTPLFLASAVLSWKLAKMIEAREKEQKKKQKRQENIAKAKRLKKD; encoded by the exons ATGGCGCAGCCGGAAACTGGCCCCTCGACTTCCTCAGGCCGGATCCGGGCGAGGGCCGGCCTGTGGGCGGGCTGGGAGAGTCGCGGCTTCCGCCTTGCTGCTTCCGGCCTGGAG GCCTCCAGGAAGATGTTTGACCTAAAGGCCTGGGCTGAGTATGTCGTGGAGTGGGCTGCAAAGGACCCTTACGGCTTCCTTACGACAGTCATTCTGGCTCTGACTCCATTGTTCCTAGCAAGCGCTGTGCTGTCTTGGAAACTGGCCAAGATGATTGAGGCCAGGGAAAAggagcaaaagaagaaacaaaaacgtcaagaaaatattgcaaaagcTAAACGACTAAAAAAGGATTGA